In a single window of the Arachis hypogaea cultivar Tifrunner chromosome 6, arahy.Tifrunner.gnm2.J5K5, whole genome shotgun sequence genome:
- the LOC112695279 gene encoding uncharacterized protein: protein MAATLTLVRLPTVGYHCHCSSRGRQSALAPISATLDVPKLKDSYSTVVKRASVSLSTITLPFLLQPQDALAVGGEFEILEGRTFALIHPIVLGGLFFYTLWAGYLGWQWRRVRTIQNEINELKKEVKPAPVTPDGNPVEVEAAPSPVQVKIQQLTDERKELLKGSYRERHFNAGSILLGFGVLEAVGGGVNTWLRTGKLFPGPHLFAGAGITVLWALAAALVPPMQKGSETARNLHIALNTLNVLLFVWQIPTGIEIVFKVFEFTKWP, encoded by the exons ATGGCCGCCACGTTGACACTTGTGAGGCTTCCAACGGTTGGTTATCATTGTCATTGTAGCAGTAGGGGACGCCAGAGTGCACTTGCTCCCATCTCCGCAACATTGGATGTCCCAAAATTAAAAGACTCTTATTCCACTGTTGTCAAGCGTGCCTCTGTTTCCCTCAGCACAATCACATTACCATTCTTGCTGCAACCACAGGATGCGCTTGCTGTCGGAGGAGAATTCGAAATATTGGAAGGAAGAACCTTTGCTCTCATACACCCCATTGTATTGGGTGGATTGTTCTTTTATACATTGTGGGCAGGTTACTTAGGATGGCAATGGCGACGGGTAAGGACAATCCAGAATGAGATTAACGAGCTCAAGAAAGAAGTCAAACCTGCTCCTGTCACCCCTGACGGCAATCCTGTGGAGGTGGAGGCAGCTCCGTCCCCGGTTCAAGTGAAAATTCAGCAACTCACTGATGAGAGGAAGGAGCTGCTGAAAGGGTCTTACAGGGAAAGGCACTTCAACGCAGGATCCATATTGCTGGGTTTTGGGGTGCTTGAAGCGGTTGGAGGTGGAGTCAACACGTGGCTTAGGACAGGAAAACTCTTCCCTGGTCCACATTTGTTTGCAGGAGCAG GTATTACGGTGCTGTGGGCACTGGCAGCAGCTTTAGTACCACCAATGCAGAAAGGAAGTGAAACTGCTAGAAATCTTCACATAGCATTGAATACATTAAACGTTCTGCTCTTTGTGTGGCAGATTCCCACTGGAATTGAAATTGTATTCAAAGTGTTTGAGTTCACCAAATGGCCTTGA